TTGATCAGTATTTAATGATTCTTCACTCTTGGTCTTCTACTTCAAGATCTAGAATCCAATACGCAATAAATATAAGTGTAATTGCTTGGTGTCTGAGCATAATGTTTAGTCTCCCAGATGTCATCCTTTCATCAACAAAAGAAATTGATAGTGGTGAAACTGTATGTGAAATATTAACGTTTGAagatgaccaaaaaaaaatggtggatagAAATAGGGCATTATAAACActtttctctattttttattGTCCCTATTGTTATTATAGTTGCTTGTTATATAGGCATAGCTTTAAAACTCACAACATGCAACATCCGAAGGAAAGCTAAAGTTCTAAAACTCATATTTGTCATTGCCTTCCTTTTCTTACTTTGTTGGGTCCCCTATAATATTACTATGATCCTTATGTTTCAAGAAACCATTGaatcttttaaaaattgttaTAGTATTCTGcactatttattttacatctttCAAATGCTTTTGTATTTTCACTGCTGCACAAATCCTCTCCTTTATACATTCTTAGGAACCAAATTCAGAAGGTATTTTAGTTGCTCATTTTCGAGACTTTGTTTACCAAGAGTAATGTCAATGGAGCATGATATGAGCCTTAGAACAAGCATGTTAAAtgcagtttaaaaacaaaactttgactAATTTCCCTTCCACACTATGAGGCAAATATTCCCTGCCAAAGG
This is a stretch of genomic DNA from Xenopus laevis strain J_2021 chromosome 6S, Xenopus_laevis_v10.1, whole genome shotgun sequence. It encodes these proteins:
- the LOC108719702 gene encoding LOW QUALITY PROTEIN: C-C chemokine receptor type 3 (The sequence of the model RefSeq protein was modified relative to this genomic sequence to represent the inferred CDS: deleted 1 base in 1 codon); translation: MWTTEPYDYDFISSTDYTDVNTDLPISFCEKEDLQSFSSFYVPIVFYILFFFSITGNMLILIILVKWEKFNTVTNIFILNLVISDVLFSVTLPFTAVYISSSWIFGNLMCKMTTAFYFSGFQSFVIFLTLMTVDQYLMILHSWSSTSRSRIQYAINISVIAWCLSIMFSLPDVILSSTKEIDSGETVCEILTFEDDQKKWWIEIGHYKHFSLFFIVPIVIIVACYIGIALKLTTCNIRRKAKVLKLIFVIAFLFLLCWVPYNITMILMFQETIESFKNCYSILHYLFYIFQMLLYFHCCTNPLLYTFLGTKFRRYFSCSFSRLCLPRVMSMEHDMSLRTSMLNAV